Genomic segment of Flavobacteriales bacterium:
GCGAGTAGCTACCCGTGGCTAGACCATCAAATATATTCTCAGGTTGAAAGTTTATTCCATCTATTGAAAATGTATATGAAAGATTTTCATTCATGACATCGATAATGTCTACTTCGATAGCGCCATTTGGAGTTTCATTTTCTGCATCTGTAACAGAGATAAGTGTAATTGGGATTGAGCATCCATCGCATTCAAACTCTATACCTATTGTCCCCGCGCCGATATATGATGTTACAAAACAAGGAATAACTTGGAGACTTTCACTTGCATGGAACTTCCCATAGCTCCAAGAGTCTTTTAATTTAAGCTTTCGAGCTTTTACAATGCCGTAATTGTAGAAGTAAGAACCACATACAAAGGTGATGTCAAATTTACCGCATAAGGTGGCTGAAGAATCAATTATTAAATATCCACCTTCCAGAAATTCTAAATTCTCGCTATAGAAGACATCATGATGAATGATTACTGAGTCTGATAAGATGGGAACGGTTCCATTTTGCCATGTGCTATTATTAGCCCAAGCTCCATTCTGCGTTGTCTCAAATACAGTTGAAGAGGCATTGAACTGAATCAATATAAATACTACCGTTAGAATACATAATGAATCGACTTTAGACTTAACTCTGGTATATGTGGACGAGGTAATCATTCTAAGTATAATATTGGGTTAAGCAATAGGTGCGCCGTGAAGTATAAAGTTAAATCATTTCCTGAAGACTTATCCTAATGCCCTTGTACTTTTTCAAACGTAGTCTAGACTAGGACGAAGTCTACGCTGTGTTATACAAAGTGAATGAATTACAATGACTCTAGTCTGCTGAAATGAAGCTGCATCGAATGTGAAGTTCATTCTAAGCTTTCGTTAATTACTG
This window contains:
- a CDS encoding T9SS type A sorting domain-containing protein, with the translated sequence MITSSTYTRVKSKVDSLCILTVVFILIQFNASSTVFETTQNGAWANNSTWQNGTVPILSDSVIIHHDVFYSENLEFLEGGYLIIDSSATLCGKFDITFVCGSYFYNYGIVKARKLKLKDSWSYGKFHASESLQVIPCFVTSYIGAGTIGIEFECDGCSIPITLISVTDAENETPNGAIEVDIIDVMNENLSYTFSIDGINFQPENIFDGLATGSYSLYIKDENGCVLIRDFNINLIEKFIIEVFPNPFIDELNVKLYNYQNTNIRLFDAVGKLIYSDQVYGDKSYSLNLPSGLSKGIYFLDITYVNQRKTYKLVKD